CTGAAACATGTTTTCTGGCACTCGTGATAACTCTTGAAGTTATTGGCATTCCCTTGGCACCCACCATAGTAGAAAATCTCGCACTTTTGGGTAATAGTGTTGTAGTGGTAGCGCTCAATTTGTGCCCTGCAAGGTCCCTCGTCCACTTGAAGGAGACAAACGCCTGAAAGCAGCAAAGATATTGTTACTCAAACACGAAACCACGGTAgaaaaaagggtaaaaaaaaaaagctttaaatatTGCTGCGCGTAACACCGATATATATTGCAAACTTGTCTAACGCAGGAGGTCACATGATGGCCAACAACAAAGACTTTTAAGTGCTCTTAAAGAGTTCTGTAAAATACTGAAGAAACGACGAAAACGTGATGTTAGGTTACCTTTAGGTGACAAGGCCAACCCGTTGTAAAACGAGGAGAAAAGTGTCAACAGCGCTAATATGCAAAACTCCATTGTGCCAATTTTTGCTCCAACACCAGTCTTTTCCGCTTTGCCGACCATCCCAGCCACATCCAGCGGCAGCTTTATAGTGAAGTGTTTCCCAGGGGAACTTTAGGGGCGGGGATGTAATGACTCATGACCATACTACAGTGCAACAAGATTGGAGTGGTGATGAATTCATTAATGACATCACAAGGTTCGTTATTACGTTGTAATATTGCGTTATGCGACTGTTACTGTAATGTAGTGACTAAGGGCATATTCAACCCAACTGAAATAACAAGGGAGAAACTTACATTATCTCTGGATTTTACTGGTCactgaggatgaggatgagtgTGATGATGAAGTACAGAGATTGCGTAACCCCACAGCATCTTTGTAATTTCAGACAGTCTTGTGAAACACTAACATtgcaaatttacatttttacttgtCTGATCCATCCTGCCATGTTcccatcacatacacacacacacacacacacacacacacacacacacacacacacacacacacacacacgcacacacacacacacacacacacacacacacacacacacacacacactctttcactcaaaacctAAAAGTACTGTGCATACATTTCTAGCCTTGTGATCTATGTTATCTTTTATTTGCTTAATAATTGCAGCTGCCTTCAACATTCTCCCAGGGGAACAGTGATGTCTTGCACCAAACACTCAAGGCCCCTATAAGACTTGAAAGCACATTCtaaaaacgttttatttttacatctcTGCATAATTCTATCACAATGGTTAGTTCCAGCTAAAGTATTCTGCACCTTCTGCGTGGAATAGCCTATAATGTTGTTACAGACTGATTCATTACTGTAAatgcttttaaatccaaaattaAAGAATTAGAGGcatgatttattttaatttacctGTTTGAAACTGACTCTTGTAAATTTCTCCTTTGAAATGTGAGGCCTCCCTTGATAAATAGATTCTTAATCTCAATGCTAaagcttaaataaaaaaaatagtaaatgtTAAGGATGTTATTAGAAAACTGCCGTGCAGTCCTGTTTAGAACAATGATGTGTCTCCATCTTGACAGGTGGAGGCTAAATACAGATTAGCCGTCTTATCAAAGTGACCTGATACATGAAGCACCCCCCCTTAACCCATTTCTGAGTATAAGAAAAAGCTAagtcaaaacaacacaaatccaAATTGAATCTGCAATATACATTAAATACAGCTGCTTGTTTTACACATATTCAAAAAGAACCCAAACAGACACCTGTGTGATTCACCATCCGCTTTGACAGCATACTTCAGATACTGGCTTGATCATACAGTGGGGCCTTGTTTTAATCAGATTAGCGGATTAGGATTGTTTATGCACTTACTTTATAACCCAGattgagggagaggagagggattCTTCAACAGGATTTCAGGGGTGTAGGACTGCACCCTTTAAGCAACCGTAAGTACATTTCTATTCTTTCAATTGAGTTTTGTGAAGTGTAATTTACAATCCTTTGAGATTTTTATATCTGTCATATGAAGAGGCAATGACGATTTAGCAAAAAATTGtgaatgtttcctttttttgacAGAGAATGCCAGTTATCAACATGGATGACCTGACGGACAAGGACAAGGCTTTGATGGaattaaaccaaaaaaaacttgAAGTGAAACTTGAGAGGTGGTTGGTAAGTTTCTTTGCACGGAAGTGATGACTATGTCAGTGTCGTAATTGTTTTCAAAAGTACCAATGAATTAATTAGGTTTCAGACTTTTCTCCTTGACAAGCAAAACATAATAATTGTCAACCTGTCAGAATGTAATTGTATAAAGTACCCTTAATGATACCAGGAGCAGCATTTagaactgaaaaaaacatttctggatAAGACTGTCTCCCAACACCTTTGTCTGATCACTTTAGACATCTAAATGCTGTGAGGAAATCAAGGACTATATTCAGGCTCGAGAGGAAGAAGACACCCTCGTCAAAGGCATTTCAGAGGAGAAGAACCCCTTCAAGGAGAAAGGTGGCTGTGTCATCTGCTAGACTCGACCTGAGGAGCTCTTCATATCTCAGATTAGCACCCAAGGACATTCTCCCTCCCCATATAAATTGGATTTGCAGACTAGGGGACATAcagtaataaagaaaaaaatattcacaagTATCCATGTAAACGATTCACTATCTTCTGGACAGATTTGTAGCCTTATAATATTTTTCTTTGAAATGATTCATAAATAAGAGTTGTATTTGGCAAGGGTTATATGCTTCTCTCTCATGCGGTGTATATGGTCTGAGCAAATGGGCCCATGTTCTACTTCATACACAGAAGCAATTATCATTAAATGTGCTTGTTTATAACTCAACCTGTCTTCATTATTTACTGTGTTTCAGGTTATAGACAGAGTAGAGAAACAGATACATCTTCATAACTCAGTTGGCTTTAAAGTTTACACAACATATTCTCAAATACCTTTAGGAGATCATTAACATTTTGTAGCATGATTAAATGACCATAATGTACACGTTTTAGGTCTTGTCTtcatagtttaacattttttgcCTGGAATAGAAGAAAATGTAGGCAGGTAATGACTTGCAAATACATttactgttatttatttaacatttacagCTTTTATACTGTAGGTGAACCATTAAATtcgtaatagtaatagtaattttGTGCAGAGGAAGTTGGCCTATGTTGTGTTTTCAACTCCCTTCCTATTCAGCCAACCACACCCATTAATCTTGTGACCAGTGGGTTGGTGGGCCTGTGTCCTAGGTCCTAGAGCAGTGGGTCCCAACCTAGGGGTCACAAGATATCGTCTCTGTACTTATGTTGTGGAGGCTTTTTTGAAAACTATGGGTTACCCATTTTCTATTTGTTTATTGATGGTATTTCCCCAAATGACGGAATCCGATGGTAAGTCAAACACTACCAACATTTCAATTTCCCACTGGGTTTAATATTTTATCCCAAAATTCCCAAAGTGGGTTATACATTGCAGTCACAGCATGCGCATGCGCGCGTGCGCACATACACAAGCGGTTGTCAACAGAGATGGCGCTGCGCGAAGGAGCTCTGCGTTGTAATCTGCTAGTCAACAGCCGTCATTTTTACAAATTTACCCCATGTGTTGGTGTCCGGTCGGTGTCTGACAAGGTGTCATCTAAACCCGTAACGTCAGAGACCGCGGGTGACCATTTAATCTACACACAAGAACACTTTGCATTAAAGGAGTCCCTCAGAAAGGTAACATGAAGCTAACGTAGCAAGCTATGACGTTACCATGCAAACAAACAAGGCAACAGTTTGCTTTGTTTAGCAGGTGACAGGTGGATATTTAAATACCTGTGTTTGTTGCTAGAAAGCAGCAGTGTTATTCCGCTTAATGTAACTGTAAGTAGCAGCGGAAGGGCTGTATAATAAAAGTGGGTGAGAGGTCACTTTGCTAGCTTGTTATATAGTTCCCCTTGACTGGACTGTGTTGATGTCAGCAGAAGCTGCTCTGTATTACGGCCAGCTGTCAGCTTCACCAATAAGAAACATATCACCAAATTTGAACATTGTTTTGACGTTGCTACTTCTGTTGAAAACCTGCATACATCCTCAAATGACTGCACAAGCCTAACGGAGCCAATGTAGCTAGTTTAGCCAAAGCAGATAGAGGctaatgtttgtttgtatcaAACAAATATTTGGCACTAAATCATATGTTACATCTCCCTCATTGAAGAGCCAAAGATCTTTAGTTGCACATTTGAGAACTGGTATTATTTTTCTGGTCATTGACTTTCAAAATGATTTAGGAATTTCTATATTTTAATGAAATTGCTAAAACCCTGAAATATTCATGTGTAGAGATGATCAAAAATTGGAATGGCTATTTAATTTGAATGTGTTAACAATAGTTTGTTAATTTGGTAGGCAAAGGCAAGATTGACTTTTTATATAGTATTTAGTCTAATTTCTCCAGTATTATAGTCACTTTTGTGAATTGGGTAAGGCTGCCAACTATTTGCTCTTCACTTGAGCAATGGTTGgtttcaaagacagaaatatgCCTTCTTTTTCCCAGGTTCCTCCACTTATTCTGCCTCACCTTTTTCTGCTAATTATCTGACATGCAGGCCTGTTACTTTTGAAAAGGTAAATATCAGCAGTTGCAAATTATGGTAGTACGTTTTCAAAGCAACCATTAGTAATCAGCATGACAAATTTATGATACATTACTAGACAGACATTGGAGACAGAGACTGCAAAAATAACAACAAGTGCCTAATTTAAGGCAGGGAGCGAAGATGTTACGGTAAATGGGGGGGAAGCATGTTGTGTGACTAAACCTTCAAAAGGATGCCAGGAGGTTGAAAATAAACAAGCACTGGGAGTAATGGGAAGGATGAAAAGGAAATGCAGAACAATATAATTGCAATGCAGGATAGGGAAATTGAGGCAGCATGGTTTATTAAAAGAAGTCACTGTAGGATAATGTGTGTTTATAGATGGTATACACATAGGGTTATAGGAAATTCTTTTGTGACTGTCCAAGGTCAGACGTTCATAGTGCCAATGTTTCCACTACCAATTTTCTgtttgtgggtgggtgggggcaCTTAGACTAttgtagctttgtgtgtgttacatAGTGTAGTACTCAGACTTGAGGCTTCTAGTCTCCcacaaactctgtgtgtgtgtgtgtgtgtgtgtgtgtgtgcgcgcgcgcgcaagGTCGTTTTCTGTCATTAATGAGGACAAGAAGCTACAACAGATTTCCTCAGCACTTCTAGGAAGAGATTATTCATGTGCAGCCTCCCATGGTTTCAGGCAGGGATTTCCCCTGAAACGTTCAACAAAATACCCAGTaaaagagagtcagatagtgttgtaggcgggacattaagtcagactcagtggtgagtgaaaccaaagcagagggacagacagagctgtagcggagccaaagtagcacacttttcaattaattaactttatcggttatcaggcaaataaaacgtggatacagataatctgcaaactgccaaaaaaacggcctgataatcggccagggccgataatcggtctacCCCTAGACACAACTACCTAAAACGCTGTTTTTGTCACTGCATTTTAAGTTGAGGTGGGACAAATATATCATGATAAAATAATTCGTAGGCCTAGCTGTTTATGGCTTTCTACTAGTTCAATCTTTTGGTAGTTAATGACTGTTATGTTGCCGTGAGGGGGAAACCGTACTTGTGGTATCATCTTTTCATCTCTGCTATAAAACTCTGAAACTGTCAACACTTTAAAATGCAATGATTTGATACACTGTAAGTTGGAGTCCTTTAGGAGTCTGGTTTCTTCTTCATTTAGCCTTCACATTTGTGAtgtagactgactgactgactgactgattgtcACTGACAGCGTGAATTGCCTGCTTGGTTATACCACAGTTATTATTGGCAATAGGCGTGAATTATTTGCATCTATAGTCTTGTATCGTGTTATATATGATGTTATAATCATAATCATGATTTATGTTGTGATATAGTCAACTTTCTAATATATTTAACTTTCAAACAActtatacataaaaaaaaaacaaaaaaaaaaacagatgtgaATGAGTGTTGCCAATCCAGTCAATTAATGACCTGAAAATATATGTAAGAATATAGATTTAATTCTGAATTCCAGACCTTGGCAGCCCTGCTGCTAATTTGCAAAACTGGCTGTTATGAGaaactataaatataataatagaaAATTCACTTAATATTTCAAAGGGATGGAaattaggggtgggggaaaaaaatcgatacagcatagtatcgcaatattttccgtggcaatactgtattgatacacagacgccaagtatcgatcttttattatatatgtgttggtcagtttgtctgcttggcAATCCCATTTTGGagcaatacaattgaagtgagatgaacaaacagagaaatgtatctttttagataaaacagatgttgacaaagtttccttttggggacatcatttgaaattgggaaaaattaaaagttggaaaaaaggtaatgaattgcaatatatcgcagaatattgcaatatgtttaaaatcgcaataatatcgtatcgtggcataagtatcgtgatgatattgtatcgtaaggcctctggtgattcccacccctaatggaAATGGTATACCAAATATCTAGCAAACGTGTAATGTGATAAAAGTTAATACACGTTAACACAACCGTTTGGGCTGGCCCAGTCTTAGTGAAGTGTGCAGGGGTAAAACACTCCAGACTGGAAATTTTGTAAGACCTGATGAGTGCAATGTTCTGTTCCTGCTACTTGACAGTTGGGTAATGTGAAATTGTTCTGGTATGCAACACAAATAGTCCACAATAGAGATTTAGGGTCACTCCCTGATGACCTTTTTGTTTCCCTTTCCATCAGCTAGTCAACCCTCCCTTTCCCTCCTCAGGATTTGAACTTTGAACATAGATGGGTTTTATTGCAGGCTAAAGGGGACAAGTACCTGCCTTTTTTACACCTCGGTCTTGTGTTTGTCGTTAGCCTGATTTTCAAACATTCAGGCCTAGGCCTGTGCCCATATATCTGTTGAAAATAgtgtctgttttctgttttacagcTGTAAAAAAATGATGTCCATGTTTTCTGTCTGCCTCGTAGTTAGATATTTCTCAGCCAGTGAGGTTTTTTTTGGCTGCTCAAATGGTTGGCTGgtttgggtttgtgtgtgtgttggaaggATCCTTTTCTCCTTCCAACACACATTTTTTGCAATACTGGAAAAATGCCTGTGAATTCTTCTTcagcactttgttttttttttagtttgaatgGTAAAACACAGGCCTAGTCGTCATTGCTGGCTGTGCTTTCACGCTCAAGCAAAGATTTAACGATAGCGTCATGAAAGAATAATTGAatagcatttatttttcacaatgCACATTTTGCACATGGTTTATTGGCCGAGACTTGAATTTGATGTTTCCGATTTCTGTTAGATACCTCTTTagttttaatcattacttttcATGAGCTTTACCCACCCTTAAAAGCATATTGTACTAAGCAGAGAAACACATTAGTAGAGCAGATTGTCATGGGTCTGTTGAAACCATGGCCCATTAGAAATGTTTATGCATTAAAGTGAATAACACCAGAAGCAAAGCTGTTGTAGTTGTTTATATTAATTTGGCTTACAAGTCCAAATCCATTTGTTAGAGGACATTTTAGTTTGAATTGAAAAGCATCCAGCTAGAAACAGACAAGGAAAGTCACAgctcatgtatttttattttatatttttatttgttaatttatttGGTTGAAATGGCAGGTACAACACTTATTTTGCAGAAACTGTTGTTGATGTCCTGTGCACTAACATTTCCTGTTGACAAAGCCTGCTGTGTAAGGTAAAATTGTTTAAAGAATTGGCAACTAAATACCACATGGACTGTAATCCACATCTATAGTCTATTCAGAGTTCAAACAAAAATAGCACTGTCTGCTTCTCCAGATGTTGACCACTTCCAGGTGCTCGAAATGAGTCATGGCATCAAGGTTCACTCTTTCCAAAGTCTATTCCAAAGCTAGGTTGCAACCCTTACTACCTGCAGGCatttttggccataactcacAAAACCAAGTCACTATTCGTTCCTTATGaattcattatttaatttaatttaatttaatttaatttaatttaatttagttcCGATACGAATGAGCACAGAACTGGTACATTTGGAGACATATTATAtaagttattaaaaacatatTCTGTATCAGCTAGTTAACGACATCCACATTGTGCTGTATATAGTGAAAAGTATTCCTTAAAGCATATAATAAAGTCATCCTTCATTTTCAGGCAGTTGTGTATCACAGGCTTTGTGGCTAAATAAGTGGAGTGGCTGCTAACCCTGAGGGAAACTGGGTTTCAGAACCAAGCTTTATTTTTGCATGCTGTTCTAAATATTACTTTAGAGGTTTCCTGCCAATAGTTAAATGGTGGAGGAAACAGTGAGTCATTATTATATTGGTTGAATGCAAAGTTGTGGAATATCAGCACAATATTGGCTACCAGCAGCTTTAGTATAAAAGTGCCATTCCTCAAAAAACCCAAATCCCCAAACCCTCAGTGTAATTTGCACTGTAAGTAAGTTGTATTGGGCAACTTTACCGTTTTGTGTTACCAACATTGTCACTGAATTCTGTTACAAGTTGGTTTTAAGCACCATTTTTCTGCTCCAAAATGACACAGTTTGGGATTGAGGCCAAACCCATGCCATTGTTTTATAAGCCTGCAGCTTGTCATTTTCTATGTCACTAGCCAAGCTTCGGTTATCAGTACGGCACTGATAGGAACTAGCATGCCATGCATACTGTCACTGTATTGTCATCATTATAGATTCACCGTGCGGTACTCTTTCCAGCCTGCTCTCTATTCATTGATATGTAATACCTTATCTCGCTGTCTGCTAGAGATAGATTACATAGACTTAAATAGAGATGTGCACTGCACAGCAGGGAACCAATGtacgtgttttttttctctcataatgtaatgtaatgcaatcCCTCTTGATGTTAGTTGTGACACAGGAGATAGAATAGCAGGGCTGTCATTTGTTGAAGGAATCatccttttaaatgtttttttaaactaaaatgttcGCACAGAAACATGCAAACATATGCACAAAATGCTTGAAAAACACCAGAAAAATGATAATATTATTTCATGCACATTATAAGAAATACACATAACATATCATATCTCTTCCCTGTTGTGGGCTCTAGATCATCGACCAGGAGATCAACCCCCACGTGGATCAGTGGGAAGCAGAAGGGAAGTTTCCAGCCCATAAAATCTTCAAGATCTTAGGAAGTGCGGGTTTTCTAGGAGTCAGCAAACCAGTCGGTAAGAGTGTTCGGTTATCTTTTCCTTTGAGAGGATCATTTAAAAACCAACAAAAGTAGAACATTCATTTTCATAAACACGCGTTTGGGTTGCTCGGTGATTAGACACAGACAAAGAACCTGTTGTTTTGGAGTCTGGCATGACATTGCCCACAGGAATgaaagtttgtgtttgtttggccACCTGTATCTTTGTCAGGTCTGTAATCGACTaacagtgcatgctgggatagttTTCAGCCCCTGAGACTCTGAAAATGAATTTAGGATTAACTAAATGtaaatgatttctttttatttatataatatcagtgacatttttatgaaaaatgACACCGTTTTAATTAATCTAGTGGATTTTTGTGCATAATCTGGGGCAGAGCGATTAGGTAAAAGGTCTTTGATTTAGAGACCAAGAAGCCTTTTTGAATTTTGGAGGAGGCTTGTTTTCATGGAAAGAATCTAAGTAGATAATAGGACTGGCAGAAAATGATAACAGCCATCATCATAGCAAGGTGCCAAACTTAGTGCACCTTAGGTG
Above is a window of Sander vitreus isolate 19-12246 chromosome 14, sanVit1, whole genome shotgun sequence DNA encoding:
- the gngt1 gene encoding guanine nucleotide-binding protein G(T) subunit gamma-T1, with the translated sequence MPVINMDDLTDKDKALMELNQKKLEVKLERWLTSKCCEEIKDYIQAREEEDTLVKGISEEKNPFKEKGGCVIC